One stretch of Dehalococcoidales bacterium DNA includes these proteins:
- the recG gene encoding ATP-dependent DNA helicase RecG, whose amino-acid sequence MSVDVGSLRKILKLEQRKGYSDSSVIGGLDQFLRRWMGQAGGSFSVPDLLTRSSGLNLVNPGYASLNQGQRAEWVDGMLTLLAELEEQEGRKEKPVVPTLVRRTAVSPKEKVMAAGRSVDLPVTVVKGVSSGLAAKFKKLGVSTVRDLLYFFPNRHLDYSQGKHISQLTEGEEATVVANVWQAQEVRLGGRRGTEAVVGDETGNVRVVWFNNPYLAKKLATNTRIVISGRVGLFNGRHVFESPEWEQVGDEDLVHTGRLVPIYPLTSGLHPRQVRKLMKDVVDRWVVLLEDFLPQEVRKRHKLLDLVRAIGQAHYPDDEALKDRARLRLAFDELFLLQLGVLSKKRNWQESQPGNPFNIDVAVLDAFLKALPFELTPAQQRVLQEIMADLERARPMSRLLQGEVGSGKTVVATASLLMAAVNGYQGALMAPTEILAEQHLATIRKLLSGVSGEEKQEENFFRYSGRFGRPISVALLIGDINLKKKEKLKQRIADGEVDIVIGTHALIQKGVVFSRLGLVVIDEQHRFGVAQRSAIRQKGFNPHVLVMTATPIPRTLALTLYGDLDLSVIDQLPPGRQVIKTKWLKPEQRNSAYNFLRRQVAGGRQAFILCPLVEESEAIQARAAIAEYEHLSRDVFSEFKLGLLHGRMTAADKDKVMRRFRSAELDILVSTPVIEVGIDVPNATVMMVESADRFGLSQLHQFRGRVGRGQEQSYCMLLAHDPSEVSRERLGIIERVQDGFALAEEDLKLRGPGEFFGTRQSGLPDLKMAKLSDVALLEMARSEAIRLFEIDPGFEKTDHHLLVKELARVWPAEGGEWS is encoded by the coding sequence TTGTCAGTAGACGTGGGCTCGCTGCGCAAGATTCTTAAGCTTGAGCAGCGGAAGGGGTACTCGGACTCATCAGTAATCGGTGGCCTGGATCAGTTTCTCCGCCGCTGGATGGGACAGGCAGGTGGGTCGTTTAGTGTTCCCGATCTCCTCACTCGCTCCAGCGGGCTTAATCTGGTCAATCCCGGCTACGCCTCTCTAAATCAGGGCCAGCGTGCTGAGTGGGTGGATGGTATGCTGACCTTGCTGGCTGAACTTGAGGAACAGGAAGGGCGGAAGGAGAAACCCGTAGTGCCTACCCTGGTAAGGCGTACTGCGGTGAGTCCTAAAGAGAAGGTGATGGCCGCTGGTAGGTCTGTGGATTTACCGGTTACCGTGGTTAAGGGTGTTAGCTCGGGCCTGGCCGCCAAGTTTAAAAAGCTGGGTGTCAGTACGGTACGTGACCTGCTCTATTTCTTTCCCAACCGACATCTTGACTACAGCCAGGGGAAACATATCTCACAGCTTACCGAAGGTGAAGAAGCAACGGTGGTTGCCAATGTCTGGCAGGCCCAGGAGGTCAGACTGGGCGGCCGGCGCGGTACGGAGGCCGTTGTCGGTGATGAGACGGGTAATGTCCGGGTGGTATGGTTCAACAACCCCTACCTGGCTAAGAAGCTGGCGACCAACACCCGGATAGTTATCAGCGGGCGGGTGGGATTGTTTAACGGCAGGCATGTCTTTGAATCGCCGGAGTGGGAGCAGGTCGGAGATGAAGACCTGGTTCACACCGGGCGTCTGGTTCCGATCTATCCTCTGACCTCGGGGTTACACCCCCGTCAGGTGAGGAAGCTGATGAAAGATGTCGTTGATCGGTGGGTAGTGCTGCTTGAAGACTTCTTACCTCAAGAGGTGCGGAAGCGGCATAAGCTTCTCGATTTGGTCCGGGCGATCGGTCAGGCGCACTACCCTGATGATGAAGCGCTTAAGGACCGGGCTCGGCTTCGCCTTGCTTTCGACGAGCTTTTTCTTCTCCAACTGGGTGTGTTGAGTAAGAAGCGTAATTGGCAGGAGAGCCAGCCGGGTAATCCTTTCAATATCGACGTGGCAGTGTTGGATGCCTTTCTCAAGGCTCTCCCGTTCGAACTAACCCCGGCCCAGCAGAGAGTGCTTCAGGAGATAATGGCTGACCTGGAGCGGGCACGGCCGATGTCCCGTCTATTGCAGGGTGAAGTGGGCAGTGGTAAGACAGTAGTGGCGACCGCCTCCTTACTGATGGCGGCGGTTAACGGCTATCAGGGAGCTTTGATGGCACCCACGGAGATTCTGGCCGAGCAACACCTGGCTACTATCCGGAAGCTTCTATCCGGGGTGAGCGGTGAGGAGAAACAGGAAGAAAATTTCTTCCGCTATTCCGGCCGGTTTGGTCGTCCTATCAGCGTAGCGCTTTTGATTGGTGATATTAACCTGAAAAAGAAGGAGAAGCTTAAACAGCGTATCGCGGATGGGGAAGTGGACATCGTTATCGGGACTCATGCCCTGATTCAGAAGGGGGTGGTATTCTCCCGGTTGGGGCTGGTGGTGATAGACGAGCAGCATCGCTTTGGTGTTGCCCAGCGCTCGGCAATCCGGCAGAAAGGTTTTAACCCGCACGTCTTGGTGATGACGGCCACGCCCATTCCCCGTACGCTGGCCCTGACCCTGTACGGCGACCTTGACCTGTCGGTCATTGATCAGTTGCCTCCCGGCAGACAGGTGATAAAAACAAAGTGGCTTAAGCCCGAACAGCGGAATAGCGCCTATAACTTTCTGCGCCGTCAGGTGGCCGGGGGACGTCAGGCGTTCATTCTCTGTCCCCTGGTAGAGGAGTCGGAGGCGATCCAGGCCAGGGCGGCGATTGCCGAGTATGAGCACCTCTCCCGGGACGTCTTCTCCGAGTTCAAGCTGGGTCTGCTCCACGGACGGATGACGGCAGCGGATAAGGATAAGGTGATGCGTCGTTTCCGCTCCGCCGAGCTGGATATCCTGGTCTCAACCCCGGTAATTGAGGTGGGTATAGATGTCCCCAATGCTACGGTAATGATGGTGGAGAGTGCCGATCGTTTCGGCCTGTCGCAGCTGCACCAGTTCCGTGGTCGGGTGGGGCGGGGGCAAGAGCAGAGCTACTGTATGCTGCTGGCCCATGACCCTTCTGAGGTGAGCAGGGAGAGGCTTGGTATCATAGAGAGGGTCCAGGACGGTTTTGCCCTGGCTGAAGAAGACCTCAAGCTAAGAGGGCCCGGTGAGTTCTTTGGTACCAGGCAGAGCGGGCTGCCCGATCTGAAAATGGCTAAGCTCTCCGATGTCGCTCTGCTCGAAATGGCCCGCAGTGAGGCGATCAGGCTCTTTGAGATAGACCCCGGTTTTGAAAAGACTGACCATCATCTGCTGGTCAAGGAGCTGGCTCGGGTCTGGCCTGCTGAGGGTGGTGAGTGGAGCTAG
- a CDS encoding FAD-dependent oxidoreductase, with protein sequence MNKKYDIIVVGGGPAGIFAALELSQSSRPSILLIEKGSDIDKRSNLVCGLGGAGAYSDGKLTLSSQVGGHLREYLGEDDTQALIKYVDEIYLKFGAPDRLYGVGDDIARLGRQASLAGLHLIPVPLRHMGTERCRSVLREMRDYLISRLEFKLETAAASIIVDNGKIKGIETTGGERVDCDYLILAPGREGSDWLLTQAKLLNLKIHNNPVDVGVRVEIPVAVMEELTSVLYEAKLEFFSTSFDDRIRTFCMCPAGEVTMETTGGTNPVTTVNGHSYANPNSSNTNFALLVSTDFTEPFREPIAYGKYLARLANILSGGVLVQRLGDLMGGHRSTTARIERGIVKPTLKEATPGDLSFVLPYRHLTGIIEMLEAMGKLAPGVADKSTLLYGVEVKFYSFRPHLSSGLETEVSNLFAAGDGAGVSRGLIQASASGVIAAREILKRYHR encoded by the coding sequence ATGAACAAGAAATACGATATTATCGTTGTCGGCGGCGGACCGGCAGGGATCTTCGCCGCTTTAGAGCTTTCGCAGTCATCACGCCCCAGCATCCTGCTCATTGAGAAGGGGAGTGATATCGACAAGCGCAGTAACCTGGTCTGTGGTCTGGGCGGGGCCGGTGCCTACAGCGACGGCAAGTTGACACTCTCATCACAGGTGGGAGGACACCTCAGGGAATACCTTGGTGAGGATGATACCCAGGCCCTGATTAAATACGTCGATGAGATCTACCTCAAGTTCGGTGCTCCCGACCGGCTATACGGCGTAGGTGATGATATTGCCCGGCTAGGCCGCCAGGCATCTCTGGCCGGACTGCACCTGATACCGGTACCACTCCGCCATATGGGTACCGAGCGCTGCCGCTCCGTGCTCAGAGAGATGCGTGACTACCTGATTTCACGCCTGGAGTTTAAACTCGAAACAGCAGCAGCCTCCATCATCGTAGATAACGGTAAAATCAAAGGGATTGAGACCACCGGCGGAGAGAGAGTTGACTGCGATTACCTGATTCTGGCTCCCGGCCGGGAAGGGTCTGACTGGCTACTAACACAGGCAAAACTGCTTAATCTAAAGATACACAACAACCCGGTTGATGTCGGGGTCAGGGTAGAGATACCGGTAGCCGTAATGGAAGAACTGACCAGCGTACTGTACGAGGCAAAACTGGAGTTTTTCTCGACAAGCTTTGACGACCGTATCCGAACCTTCTGCATGTGCCCGGCCGGCGAGGTCACTATGGAGACCACCGGCGGTACCAACCCCGTAACTACAGTCAACGGCCATAGCTACGCCAATCCTAACAGCAGTAACACCAACTTCGCTCTGCTGGTCAGCACGGACTTCACCGAGCCGTTCCGGGAACCGATTGCCTACGGCAAGTATCTGGCCAGACTGGCCAATATTCTCAGCGGCGGAGTACTGGTGCAGCGGCTTGGCGACCTGATGGGAGGTCACCGTTCCACAACCGCCCGTATCGAGCGGGGTATAGTAAAGCCCACTCTGAAGGAGGCCACTCCGGGTGACCTCAGCTTCGTCCTTCCCTACCGCCACCTTACCGGGATCATCGAGATGCTCGAAGCGATGGGCAAACTGGCACCGGGAGTAGCTGACAAAAGTACCCTGCTCTACGGAGTCGAAGTCAAATTCTACTCTTTCCGACCCCACTTAAGCTCCGGCCTTGAGACCGAGGTAAGCAACTTGTTTGCCGCCGGCGATGGTGCCGGGGTCAGCCGCGGTCTAATCCAGGCATCGGCCTCAGGAGTGATAGCCGCCCGCGAGATATTGAAGAGATACCACCGCTAA
- a CDS encoding GatB/YqeY domain-containing protein, with product MEANLKEKLEVDLWQSMKDRDNVRRSTLRLLLAAVKNAEIAKRGSLDNPDILGVVAKEIKQRNESIEAFKLGARPDLVAQEEAELAILKEYLPRQLSRDEIIAEARQVIEEAGAQGPRDKGKVMPIIMARLKGKADGREINEIVTGLLTE from the coding sequence ATGGAAGCGAACCTTAAAGAAAAGCTGGAAGTCGACCTGTGGCAGTCAATGAAGGACCGGGATAATGTCAGGCGTTCTACACTCCGTCTGCTCCTGGCCGCAGTTAAGAATGCTGAGATTGCCAAACGGGGCAGCCTGGACAATCCGGATATCCTAGGCGTTGTCGCCAAAGAGATCAAGCAGCGCAACGAGAGCATAGAGGCCTTTAAGCTGGGAGCCCGCCCGGACCTGGTAGCACAGGAAGAGGCTGAGCTGGCCATCCTCAAGGAGTATTTACCCCGACAATTGTCCCGGGACGAGATTATCGCTGAGGCCCGCCAGGTTATTGAAGAAGCAGGCGCGCAGGGACCCCGCGATAAGGGCAAGGTGATGCCCATAATTATGGCCCGTCTTAAAGGAAAAGCGGACGGACGGGAGATAAACGAGATAGTAACCGGGCTGCTAACTGAATAG
- the purL gene encoding phosphoribosylformylglycinamidine synthase subunit PurL codes for MHRVEVRLKKHQPDARGLGLVKDVHDLGITSVSYVRVADIYWLDAELAQDQLELICSRLLADPVTQEYWYGESLHLEGEIGPNQHSIEVAYNAGVTDPIEATIRKALNDLGVTGVRAIKTARRYLIDGRLDISQLEAISSKLLVNPIIQHTVSDEPSGFPENPRYRFALKEIELNQAVQQFGFSDDELKAITAYFLKQGRNPTDAEMETLAQTWSEHCVHKTFKARIRLGEETIDNLIKNTIIKATRELEKPWCLSVFSDNAGVIDFDGRRALCFKVETHNHPSAIEPYGGAATGIGGVVRDPLGTGLGARPILNTDVFCFAPPDFPYEKLPQGVLHPRRIFKGVRAGVADYGNRLGIPTLNGAVLFDERYVANPLVYCGTLGIMPREYSHRGQQQPGDLVVVVGGRTGRDGIHGVTFASEQLTQESSATSLSAVQIGNPIVEKKVIDTLLQARDRHLYSRVTDCGGGGLSSAIGEMGADTGVKVYLDKVPLKYAGLSYSEIWISESQERMLLAVPPECIEELMAIFASEDVEAVIIGEFTDDHRLQLFYQGNLVCDLEMEFLHQGIPQVERVADWQQPSHAEPDFDCPQDLGEALIKILGAWNVCSKEWVIRQYDHEVQGANVLKPLVGKDNDGPGDAAMIRPILDSDKGAIVSCGINPRYGEIDPYWMAASAIDEALRQIISVGGNLSRVALLDNFCWGNVQQPDILGALVRAAQACYDMAVVYETPFISGKDSLYNEFEDEGKVISIPHTLLISAIGVMDDVNRAVSMDFKKPGNLIYMVGTTWNEMGGSEYLRLYNLTGNNVPRVRPHQAKWLMERLATATAKGLVRACHDCSEGGIGVAVAEMAFAGGLGALVHLKPVPLGEPVDRDDFILFSESNSRFLVEVAPEDEEQFIEVMEEGVNLASIGQVTDSKTLEIYGLDGKPVLEQKISELKEAWQQPIRW; via the coding sequence ATGCATAGAGTCGAGGTCCGTTTGAAAAAACACCAGCCTGACGCCAGGGGTCTGGGGCTGGTCAAGGACGTCCATGACCTGGGCATAACCTCGGTCTCCTATGTCCGTGTGGCTGACATCTACTGGCTGGACGCCGAGCTTGCCCAGGACCAGCTGGAGCTTATCTGCTCCCGTTTACTCGCCGACCCGGTGACTCAGGAATACTGGTATGGAGAGTCCCTCCACCTCGAGGGCGAGATTGGTCCTAATCAGCACAGCATTGAGGTCGCCTACAACGCCGGGGTTACCGACCCGATTGAGGCTACCATCCGCAAAGCGCTCAACGACCTGGGGGTAACCGGGGTCAGGGCAATTAAGACCGCCCGAAGATACCTGATCGACGGGCGGCTGGACATTTCACAGCTAGAGGCTATCAGCAGCAAGCTGCTGGTAAACCCGATTATTCAGCACACAGTCAGCGATGAGCCATCAGGGTTTCCGGAAAACCCCCGCTACCGATTCGCCCTGAAAGAGATAGAACTGAACCAGGCGGTACAGCAGTTCGGCTTTAGCGACGATGAGCTTAAGGCCATCACCGCCTACTTCCTCAAGCAAGGGCGTAACCCCACCGATGCCGAGATGGAGACCCTGGCTCAGACCTGGTCCGAGCACTGTGTCCATAAGACATTCAAGGCCAGAATAAGGCTGGGCGAGGAGACCATAGATAACCTGATTAAGAATACTATTATCAAGGCAACCAGGGAGCTGGAGAAACCATGGTGCCTCTCCGTTTTCAGCGATAATGCCGGGGTGATTGATTTCGACGGCCGCCGGGCGCTGTGCTTCAAGGTAGAGACCCATAATCACCCGTCGGCAATCGAACCATACGGAGGCGCTGCGACCGGGATCGGCGGAGTAGTCCGCGACCCGCTCGGCACCGGACTGGGCGCCAGGCCGATATTAAACACGGACGTTTTCTGCTTCGCTCCCCCCGATTTCCCTTACGAAAAGCTGCCCCAGGGCGTCCTTCATCCACGGCGCATCTTCAAGGGTGTTCGTGCCGGTGTAGCCGACTACGGCAACCGTCTGGGGATACCCACCCTTAATGGCGCGGTGCTTTTCGACGAACGCTATGTTGCCAACCCTCTGGTATACTGCGGCACGCTGGGGATTATGCCCCGGGAGTACTCCCATAGGGGCCAGCAACAGCCCGGTGATCTGGTGGTTGTGGTCGGCGGCAGGACGGGACGTGACGGCATACACGGGGTAACCTTTGCCTCGGAACAGCTTACCCAGGAATCCAGCGCCACCTCCTTAAGCGCCGTCCAGATCGGCAACCCCATCGTAGAGAAAAAGGTTATCGACACCCTGCTTCAAGCCAGAGACCGACATCTGTACTCTCGGGTAACCGACTGCGGGGGCGGCGGACTTTCCTCTGCGATAGGCGAGATGGGAGCCGACACCGGAGTAAAGGTTTACCTGGACAAGGTACCCTTGAAATACGCCGGACTCTCTTACTCCGAAATCTGGATATCAGAGTCGCAGGAGCGGATGTTATTGGCGGTCCCGCCGGAGTGTATCGAAGAGCTGATGGCCATTTTCGCAAGCGAAGATGTCGAGGCAGTAATTATTGGTGAGTTTACCGATGACCACAGGCTCCAGCTCTTCTACCAGGGGAATCTGGTATGCGATCTTGAAATGGAATTCCTCCACCAGGGCATCCCCCAGGTTGAGCGGGTAGCAGACTGGCAGCAGCCGTCACATGCCGAGCCTGATTTTGACTGTCCCCAGGACCTGGGTGAAGCACTGATTAAGATTCTCGGTGCTTGGAATGTCTGCAGCAAGGAATGGGTAATTCGCCAGTATGACCATGAGGTACAGGGGGCCAACGTTCTCAAACCCCTGGTGGGCAAGGACAATGACGGCCCGGGTGATGCCGCGATGATCCGGCCGATACTGGATTCGGACAAGGGTGCCATCGTCTCCTGCGGGATAAACCCGAGGTACGGGGAAATAGACCCCTACTGGATGGCAGCCTCAGCTATCGACGAAGCCTTACGTCAGATTATCTCCGTGGGGGGCAACCTGTCCCGGGTAGCCCTGCTGGATAACTTCTGCTGGGGTAATGTCCAGCAACCGGATATCCTCGGCGCCCTGGTCAGAGCAGCCCAGGCCTGCTATGATATGGCCGTCGTCTACGAGACCCCCTTCATCTCCGGGAAGGACAGCCTCTATAACGAGTTTGAAGATGAGGGTAAGGTTATCTCTATTCCCCACACCCTGCTCATCTCGGCAATCGGCGTGATGGACGATGTTAACCGGGCAGTATCAATGGACTTCAAAAAACCGGGCAACCTGATTTACATGGTCGGCACCACCTGGAACGAGATGGGTGGCTCGGAATACTTGAGGCTCTATAATCTTACCGGAAACAACGTGCCCCGGGTAAGACCGCATCAGGCGAAATGGCTGATGGAGCGGCTCGCCACAGCCACCGCAAAAGGACTGGTCCGTGCCTGCCACGACTGTAGTGAAGGCGGCATCGGAGTAGCCGTTGCCGAGATGGCGTTTGCCGGAGGGCTGGGCGCACTGGTCCACCTGAAGCCTGTGCCCCTGGGTGAGCCGGTGGATCGGGACGATTTCATCCTATTCTCGGAATCAAACAGCCGGTTTCTGGTCGAGGTAGCACCCGAGGATGAAGAGCAGTTTATCGAGGTTATGGAGGAGGGCGTCAACCTGGCCTCTATCGGTCAGGTTACCGACTCTAAGACTCTGGAGATATACGGCCTGGATGGTAAACCGGTTCTTGAGCAGAAAATCAGCGAACTCAAGGAGGCCTGGCAACAACCGATCCGGTGGTAG
- the purQ gene encoding phosphoribosylformylglycinamidine synthase I, which translates to MTKVRTLILRGPGTNCDAETAFAFQRAGANVTSAHINQLIRREVPLSDYQIFVIPGGFTYGDDISAGKVLANELKLKLGQDIHSFIDSGGLILGICNGFQVLVKAGFLPGGDGREQPITLTANDSGRFECRWVYLKVNENSPCVFTEDIDRMYLPVANGEGKVVTSGKALPDSSIVLTYSDEYGNNNPGYPDDPSGSEGHIAGICDASGRIFALMPHPERHIRGTQHPRWTREGARKDGDGFPIFINAVKWARGI; encoded by the coding sequence ATGACTAAGGTAAGAACGTTGATACTACGTGGCCCCGGAACCAACTGCGATGCTGAAACGGCCTTCGCCTTTCAGCGGGCGGGGGCTAATGTAACCTCGGCCCATATCAATCAGCTAATCCGCCGTGAAGTACCGCTTTCCGACTACCAGATATTTGTTATCCCCGGCGGCTTTACCTACGGTGACGATATCAGTGCCGGCAAGGTGCTGGCCAATGAGCTTAAACTAAAACTGGGGCAGGATATCCACAGTTTTATCGATAGTGGGGGGTTGATACTCGGTATCTGTAACGGTTTTCAGGTTCTGGTTAAGGCCGGTTTTTTGCCCGGTGGAGACGGCAGAGAGCAGCCGATAACCCTGACCGCCAACGATTCCGGCAGGTTCGAGTGCCGCTGGGTATACCTAAAGGTGAATGAGAATAGCCCCTGCGTTTTCACCGAAGATATTGACCGTATGTACCTGCCGGTGGCTAACGGAGAAGGTAAGGTCGTCACCAGCGGAAAAGCACTGCCGGATTCGAGCATAGTTCTTACCTACAGCGATGAATACGGAAACAACAACCCCGGATATCCCGACGACCCCAGCGGCTCCGAAGGACATATCGCCGGCATCTGCGACGCATCAGGACGCATCTTTGCCCTGATGCCACACCCCGAACGCCACATTCGCGGTACCCAGCATCCGCGCTGGACCAGAGAGGGAGCCAGGAAAGACGGGGACGGCTTTCCTATCTTCATCAACGCCGTCAAGTGGGCCAGGGGGATATAG
- a CDS encoding radical SAM protein, translated as MSWDEIKKARSRLSREEGAVIRDWGGRVPIALIYPNSYYIAMSCLGLHALYRLLNSYSGVVCERVFWEREHQARRSSPLSLESQRPLTDFAVLAFSISYEVDYINVAEILKASGIPLYAGDRDGRHPLVIAGGPCVTANPLPVSPFFDLLCIGEGEPIVPTLLPILADGIGGERGELLRTLSSLPGVYAPQYQPATPVVRQWSKDLDNFPVASTIVTGDTELGDLYLIEVGRGCNWGCRFCMVSSTFSPVRFRSTDSLIAQAEEGLKYRRRLGLVGPAVADHPQIEEIAVRLRQMGAGLSVSSLRIKPLSRILLRELAGGEAQTIAFAPEAGSMRLRRLIKKGISEDDILKAIDMVAETGVKQLKLYFMIGLPSETDDDIEEIIRLVISGKSILDRKQSGARVIIKAAPFVPKAGTPLQWLPMAPLAVLNHRLSRIKNSLQPRGIKVNSESPAWSEVQAVFARGGADVAGVLAALEEVSLSGWRRAVARCQPDVDFYAHQRWHAGQRLPWAIIDSGIAKGRLELELNRALSG; from the coding sequence ATGAGTTGGGATGAGATCAAAAAGGCAAGAAGCCGGCTTTCCCGGGAGGAGGGTGCCGTTATCAGGGATTGGGGTGGCAGGGTTCCTATCGCTCTCATCTATCCCAACTCCTACTATATAGCCATGTCCTGCCTGGGGTTGCATGCCCTCTATCGTCTCCTCAATAGCTACAGCGGAGTCGTCTGTGAGAGGGTCTTTTGGGAAAGAGAGCATCAGGCCCGCCGGTCGTCTCCCTTGAGTCTGGAATCGCAGCGGCCGCTGACCGATTTCGCCGTCCTTGCTTTTTCCATCAGCTACGAGGTCGATTATATCAATGTGGCGGAGATTCTTAAGGCCAGCGGTATCCCGCTCTATGCCGGCGACCGTGACGGAAGACACCCCCTGGTTATTGCCGGAGGGCCCTGCGTCACGGCTAATCCGTTACCCGTATCGCCGTTCTTTGATCTGTTATGTATCGGTGAAGGGGAGCCGATTGTGCCCACCTTGCTGCCGATCCTGGCTGACGGTATCGGCGGCGAGCGGGGTGAACTGCTTAGAACGTTATCCTCGCTGCCGGGCGTCTATGCACCGCAGTACCAGCCGGCAACCCCGGTGGTACGCCAGTGGTCAAAAGACCTGGATAATTTCCCGGTCGCTTCCACCATAGTTACCGGAGATACCGAACTGGGTGATTTATACTTGATTGAGGTAGGGCGGGGTTGCAACTGGGGGTGCCGTTTTTGTATGGTCAGCAGTACCTTCAGCCCCGTGCGTTTTCGCTCTACGGACAGCCTGATAGCCCAGGCTGAGGAAGGACTTAAATACCGGAGACGTTTGGGGCTGGTTGGACCGGCTGTGGCCGACCATCCGCAAATAGAAGAGATAGCGGTCAGATTGCGACAAATGGGTGCCGGACTGTCAGTGAGCTCGCTGCGAATAAAGCCTCTCTCCCGTATACTATTGAGAGAACTGGCCGGTGGGGAAGCACAGACGATAGCCTTTGCTCCTGAGGCCGGTTCTATGCGCCTGCGCCGGTTGATCAAAAAAGGAATTTCCGAAGACGATATCCTGAAAGCGATAGATATGGTTGCCGAGACGGGGGTAAAACAGCTCAAGCTCTACTTTATGATTGGTCTGCCCTCGGAGACCGACGACGATATTGAAGAGATTATCCGGCTCGTCATCAGTGGTAAAAGTATTCTTGACCGTAAGCAAAGCGGCGCACGTGTCATTATCAAAGCTGCTCCCTTTGTGCCCAAGGCAGGCACGCCCCTGCAGTGGTTGCCGATGGCTCCGCTGGCTGTCTTGAATCATCGGCTTTCTCGGATCAAGAACAGCCTGCAGCCGAGGGGTATTAAGGTTAATAGCGAAAGCCCGGCCTGGAGCGAGGTCCAGGCGGTCTTCGCCCGCGGCGGCGCCGATGTAGCCGGGGTGCTGGCCGCTCTGGAAGAGGTATCGTTATCCGGCTGGCGCAGGGCGGTGGCAAGGTGCCAGCCGGATGTTGATTTCTATGCTCACCAGAGATGGCATGCCGGCCAGAGATTGCCCTGGGCGATAATTGACTCCGGCATTGCCAAGGGCCGCCTGGAGCTTGAGTTAAACAGAGCGCTCTCAGGATAA
- a CDS encoding DUF3467 domain-containing protein — MDEKANKQQIKIAFPEALRGGVYANNMFVTHTREEFILDFMMVTPPAGSVTARVVISPGHMKRMVSALKDNLNKYEAKFGKLTEAVEPNKPQMGFHPSAE; from the coding sequence ATGGATGAAAAGGCTAACAAGCAGCAGATAAAGATTGCCTTCCCGGAGGCCCTGCGGGGTGGGGTGTATGCCAATAACATGTTCGTTACCCATACCAGGGAGGAATTCATTCTGGATTTTATGATGGTGACACCTCCGGCCGGTTCGGTGACGGCACGGGTGGTCATCAGCCCCGGCCATATGAAAAGGATGGTCTCCGCCCTTAAGGATAACCTGAACAAATACGAGGCTAAGTTCGGCAAGCTGACCGAAGCCGTCGAGCCCAACAAGCCGCAGATGGGTTTCCACCCTTCAGCGGAGTAG